From the Jatrophihabitans endophyticus genome, one window contains:
- a CDS encoding acyl-CoA dehydrogenase family protein, which produces MDFEHSERSQQLQREVRAFLADHVYPAEHEFEEQAAANRAAGTPFRTPAVLAELKTEARRRGLWNLFLPAGVSPADGPELGAGLSVLDYAPLAELSGRSIALAPEAMNCSAPDTGNMELLTMFGTEQQREQWLRPLLDGEIRSCFSMTEPDVASSDATNIATTITRDGDSYVVRGRKWWSTGAMRPECTVAIVMGVNDVDGPRHARHSMILVPLDAPGVTIERSTSVFGYDDGPHGGHGVIDYDVRVPAENLLGPEGGGFMMAQARLGPGRIHHCMRSLGMAERALELMCTRTASRSTFGQPIARHGVVQEWIAESRLAIDQARLLVLQAAWLIDTVGVKDARTEIAAIKVAAPRAASWVVDRAIQAHGGAGVSGDVPLAEMWAQLRTLHLADGPDEVHLRSIARDELRAHAPRD; this is translated from the coding sequence GACCACGTCTACCCGGCCGAGCACGAGTTCGAGGAGCAGGCCGCCGCCAACCGGGCCGCCGGGACGCCGTTCCGCACCCCGGCCGTGCTGGCCGAGCTCAAGACCGAGGCGCGCCGCCGCGGGCTGTGGAACCTGTTCCTGCCGGCCGGGGTCTCGCCCGCGGACGGCCCGGAGCTCGGAGCCGGGCTCTCGGTGCTCGACTACGCGCCGCTCGCCGAGCTGTCGGGACGCTCGATCGCCCTCGCGCCGGAGGCCATGAACTGCTCGGCGCCGGACACCGGCAACATGGAGCTGCTGACCATGTTCGGCACCGAGCAGCAACGCGAGCAGTGGCTGCGCCCGCTGCTCGACGGTGAGATCCGCTCGTGCTTCTCGATGACCGAGCCGGACGTCGCCTCCTCGGACGCCACCAACATCGCCACCACCATCACGCGCGACGGCGACAGCTACGTCGTGCGGGGGCGCAAGTGGTGGTCGACGGGCGCGATGCGTCCCGAGTGCACGGTCGCCATCGTCATGGGCGTGAACGACGTCGACGGCCCGCGGCACGCCCGCCACTCCATGATCCTCGTGCCGCTCGACGCGCCCGGCGTCACCATCGAGCGCTCCACGAGCGTGTTCGGCTACGACGACGGCCCGCACGGCGGTCACGGCGTCATCGACTACGACGTCCGCGTCCCGGCCGAGAACCTGCTCGGCCCGGAGGGCGGCGGTTTCATGATGGCCCAGGCGCGGTTGGGCCCGGGCCGGATCCATCACTGCATGCGCAGCCTGGGCATGGCCGAGCGCGCGCTCGAGCTGATGTGCACGCGCACGGCGTCACGCTCGACGTTCGGCCAGCCGATCGCGCGCCACGGGGTCGTGCAGGAGTGGATCGCCGAGTCGCGGCTCGCCATCGACCAGGCCCGGCTGCTGGTGCTCCAGGCCGCCTGGCTCATCGACACCGTGGGCGTGAAGGACGCCCGCACCGAGATCGCGGCCATCAAGGTCGCCGCGCCGCGGGCTGCGTCGTGGGTCGTCGACCGCGCGATCCAGGCGCACGGGGGTGCGGGCGTGTCCGGCGACGTGCCGCTGGCCGAGATGTGGGCGCAGCTGCGCACGCTGCACCTGGCCGACGGGCCCGACGAGGTGCACCTGCGCTCCATCGCGCGCGACGAGCTGCGTGCCCATGCGCCGCGTGACTGA
- a CDS encoding TetR/AcrR family transcriptional regulator — MTGPAGGPPDLPDLPDLPDLPDLPDLPDPPAHGARERVLAAAVDLFAEQGYDGTSVAQVLARAGVAKGGFYHHFASKEALLYEVYGDLIERQLASMAEILARGASPALTLRALIDDLVTSTAANARPALVFWREQHKLGGERTAQYRRQRRRYHDTVRRLVRDGQASGDFTTVASADTVTYTIFGVINEMPLWFRAGGTLRPAQFAAELADLVLAALTPTEGKHRP; from the coding sequence GTGACCGGGCCCGCCGGCGGCCCGCCGGACCTCCCGGACCTCCCGGACCTCCCGGACCTCCCGGACCTCCCGGACCTCCCGGACCCGCCGGCGCACGGCGCGCGCGAGCGCGTGCTGGCCGCCGCCGTCGATCTGTTCGCCGAGCAGGGCTACGACGGCACGAGCGTGGCGCAGGTGCTGGCCCGGGCCGGGGTCGCGAAGGGCGGTTTCTACCACCACTTCGCGAGCAAGGAGGCGTTGCTGTACGAGGTGTACGGCGATCTCATCGAGCGCCAGCTCGCGAGCATGGCCGAGATCCTCGCCCGCGGCGCCAGCCCGGCGCTCACGCTGCGCGCGCTGATCGACGACCTGGTCACCTCGACGGCCGCGAACGCCCGCCCCGCGCTCGTCTTCTGGCGCGAGCAGCACAAGCTCGGGGGCGAGCGCACCGCGCAGTACCGCCGGCAGCGCCGTCGCTACCACGACACCGTGCGCCGGCTCGTCCGTGACGGCCAGGCCAGCGGCGACTTCACGACCGTCGCCTCGGCCGACACCGTCACCTACACCATCTTCGGCGTCATCAACGAGATGCCGCTGTGGTTCCGCGCCGGGGGGACGCTCCGCCCGGCGCAGTTCGCGGCCGAGCTCGCGGACCTCGTCCTCGCCGCGCTCACGCCGACCGAAGGGAAGCACCGGCCATGA